One Cucurbita pepo subsp. pepo cultivar mu-cu-16 chromosome LG07, ASM280686v2, whole genome shotgun sequence genomic region harbors:
- the LOC111798519 gene encoding uncharacterized protein LOC111798519, protein MGQCVSCLDEDQKQQRKEEERLASVEARSKAAEAAQRRQEEFEKSAAGRAARAQMAANAKQSANANKGEPVLKWSMG, encoded by the exons ATGGGGCAATGCGTGAGTTGTCTGGACGAAGACCAAAAGCAACagagaaaagaggaagaaagattGGCCTCCGTTGAAGCTCGGTCCAAAGCTGCCGAAGCTGCTCAGAGAAG gcaagaagaatttgaaaaatctGCTGCAGGAAGAGCTGCACGTGCTCAGATGGCAGCAAATGCAAAGCAATCTGCTAACGCTAACAAGGGAGAACCAGTTCTTAAG TGGAGTATGGGCTGA
- the LOC111799116 gene encoding LIM domain-containing protein WLIM1, whose product MAFAGTTQKCMACEKTVYLVDKLTADNRVYHKACFRCHHCKGTLKLSNYNSFEGVLYCRPHFDQIFKRTGSLDKSFEGTPKIVKPEKPIDGEKRAASKVANMFDGTRDKCLGCNNTVFPIEKVTVNGIPYHKTCFKCCHGGCTISPSNYIAHEGRLYCKHHHIQLIKEKGNLSQLEGDHEKITREKINGGEVASEA is encoded by the exons ATGGCATTTGCAGGCACAACCCAGAAGTGTATGGCTTGTGAAAAGACCGTCTATCTCGTCGACAAGTTGACCGCTGATAACCGTGTCTACCACAAAGCCTGCTTCAGATGTCACCATTGCAAAGGAACTCTCAAG CTCAGCAACTACAATTCCTTTGAAGGGGTTCTTTACTGCAGGCCACACTTTGATCAGATCTTTAAGAGGACTGGTAGTCTTGACAAAAGCTTTGAAG GGACACCCAAGATCGTAAAACCAGAGAAACCGATCGATGGCGAG AAACGGGCAGCGAGCAAGGTTGCTAACATGTTCGATGGAACAAGAGATAAATGTCTTGGCTGTAATAACACCGTCTTTCCAATAGAAAAG GTTACTGTGAATGGAATTCCATACCATAAAACTTGCTTCAAATGCTGTCATGGAGGATGCACGATCAGCCCTTCAAACTACATCGCTCACGAGGGGCGACTTTACTGCAAGCACCACCATATCCAACTGATCAAGGAGAAAGGAAACTTGAGTCAGCTTGAAGGAGACCATGAAAAGATAACAAGGGAGAAAATCAATGGTGGAGAGGTGGCTTCTGAGGCCTGA